One genomic segment of Arcobacter porcinus includes these proteins:
- the mqnP gene encoding menaquinone biosynthesis prenyltransferase MqnP translates to MKKLIQKIKDFSELVVFTHSVFAFPFIFIAMIVASKELNGTAWFGVELLFLGVLAAVTARNFAMGFNRYMDRDIDALNPRTSNRPNVDGRVSPKAMLIFVISNGIAFILVAYFINFLALILSFPILVILASYSYFKRFSYLAHIILGFSLALAPIAGVVAVSETIPLWVILLSIGVIFWVAGFDLLYSLQDIDVDKELGLHSIPSRFGAEKTMLFSKIFHFVTVVFWLLFVIYSNGSYFSYFAVLVAALMLSYEHYLVSKDFKKIDRAFFTVNGYLGIIFFVLVLLDCTIL, encoded by the coding sequence ATGAAAAAACTAATACAAAAAATAAAAGATTTTAGTGAGTTGGTTGTATTTACTCACTCTGTTTTCGCATTTCCTTTTATATTTATTGCAATGATTGTTGCATCAAAAGAATTAAATGGAACTGCTTGGTTTGGTGTTGAACTTCTTTTTTTAGGAGTTTTAGCAGCTGTTACAGCAAGAAATTTTGCTATGGGATTTAATCGATATATGGATAGAGATATTGATGCTTTAAATCCAAGAACTTCAAACAGACCAAATGTTGATGGCAGAGTAAGCCCAAAAGCTATGCTTATTTTTGTAATTTCAAATGGAATAGCATTTATATTAGTTGCATATTTTATAAACTTTTTGGCACTTATTTTATCTTTTCCTATTCTTGTAATTTTGGCATCTTATTCATATTTTAAAAGATTTTCATATCTTGCTCATATTATTTTAGGCTTCTCTTTGGCTTTAGCACCGATTGCAGGAGTTGTTGCTGTTAGTGAAACTATTCCTTTATGGGTTATTTTACTTAGTATTGGAGTTATTTTTTGGGTTGCTGGTTTTGATTTATTATATTCATTACAAGATATTGATGTAGATAAAGAGCTTGGACTTCACTCTATTCCATCAAGATTTGGTGCAGAAAAAACAATGCTTTTCTCAAAAATCTTTCACTTTGTCACTGTTGTTTTTTGGCTTTTATTTGTAATTTATTCAAATGGTTCATACTTTTCATATTTTGCTGTATTAGTAGCAGCTTTAATGCTATCTTATGAACACTATTTAGTAAGTAAAGATTTCAAAAAAATAGATAGAGCTTTTTTTACTGTAAATGGATATTTAGGAATAATATTCTTTGTTTTAGTTCTTTTAGATTGTACGATTCTATAA
- a CDS encoding substrate-binding domain-containing protein produces the protein MNLKNISLALALSSALATSAVANEQLKIVGSSTVYPFSSLVAEEFGATTKFSTPVVESNGSGGGIKLFCAGADKNTPSIANASRQMKKSEFEVCNSNGVTNISEALIGFDGIAIAQSSNVKSFNLTKAQLALALAKEVPSKDGKSLIANPYKKWSDIDASLPNREIIVYGPPKSSGTRDSFEEMILQSVFKKVSAYTDIYKKDEKANKKYKEYSEIRTDGAYVESGENDNLIVQRLTKNEVAVGIFGYSFLIENKDKVVGLSIDNILPTVDAISSGKYPVARSMYFYIKNEHQKSNPSLKEFTKLFMSEKMIGDDGILTEIGLIPLAKDTRTKARNIVLNNTLLKASDLH, from the coding sequence ATGAATTTAAAAAATATATCTTTGGCTCTTGCATTATCATCAGCATTAGCTACAAGTGCTGTTGCAAATGAGCAGTTAAAAATAGTTGGTTCTTCAACTGTTTATCCTTTTTCATCATTAGTTGCTGAGGAGTTTGGTGCTACAACAAAATTCTCAACTCCAGTTGTTGAATCAAATGGAAGTGGTGGAGGAATCAAGCTATTTTGTGCAGGTGCAGATAAAAATACTCCAAGTATCGCAAATGCTTCAAGACAGATGAAAAAGAGTGAGTTTGAAGTTTGTAATTCAAATGGTGTTACAAATATTAGTGAAGCTTTAATTGGATTTGATGGAATTGCTATTGCTCAAAGTTCAAATGTAAAAAGTTTTAATTTAACAAAAGCTCAATTAGCTCTTGCTCTTGCAAAAGAAGTACCATCAAAAGATGGAAAATCTTTAATTGCAAATCCATATAAAAAATGGTCAGATATTGATGCAAGTTTACCAAATAGAGAAATTATTGTTTATGGACCACCAAAATCATCAGGAACAAGAGACTCTTTTGAAGAGATGATTTTACAAAGCGTATTTAAAAAAGTTTCAGCTTATACAGATATCTATAAAAAAGATGAAAAAGCAAATAAAAAATATAAAGAATATAGTGAGATTAGAACAGATGGTGCATATGTTGAATCAGGTGAAAATGATAACTTAATTGTTCAAAGATTAACAAAAAATGAAGTAGCAGTTGGAATCTTTGGTTATTCATTTTTAATTGAAAATAAAGATAAAGTTGTTGGATTAAGTATTGATAATATTTTACCAACAGTTGATGCTATTTCAAGTGGTAAGTATCCAGTTGCAAGATCAATGTATTTTTATATTAAAAATGAGCATCAAAAATCAAATCCATCTCTAAAAGAATTTACAAAACTATTTATGAGTGAAAAAATGATTGGAGATGATGGAATTTTAACAGAAATTGGACTTATTCCTTTAGCAAAAGATACAAGAACAAAAGCTAGAAATATAGTTTTAAATAACACTCTACTAAAAGCAAGTGATCTACACTAA
- a CDS encoding GGDEF domain-containing protein, whose protein sequence is MRNWNEIIDKLDYAFQPIIYSHTGKICAVEALLRNVQDIPGIETIDELFDLAFSDEYLYELDLKLREKAINKFAKLEQKNLKLFYNLDNRIIYNKNYSQGNTEKILEKYNLSKDVIVFELSEKGTAIEQNALSSMLQRYKESGYKIAIDDFGIGVSGLKLLYFSEANVIKLDRFFISNIDQDAKKRLFCSSIIDMAHIMGILVVAEGIETEQEFYTCKEIGADYIQGYLVQRPTKEIKEIEKIYEHMVKLIECDKRDNSKNFINDEFIEEIYPLNVHTSLYDLFLHFKRNTEHNFVPIIDEFGYFLGVIYESDIKKISYSQYGLSLAQNKTYSSTLLKYIKPALSVEVSWGVDKILEMYNQNISSSLGIFITSSDKYKGFINLNSLLTLSYRRNIEIAANQNPLTKLPGNNQIEKYINEAFKESFKTNTCIIYFDFNDFKPFNDNYGFRQGDRAILMFAELLQKRYQKNAFIAHIGGDDFFVGIKNSSSNDVIELTSLVQDEFENSARNLYSKEDKERSRIVSKDRFGTIRKFDLLTVSTAIIEINPKSHIDKLDHILNIVKTQSKGSKKPIFKEV, encoded by the coding sequence ATGCGTAATTGGAATGAAATCATTGATAAGCTTGATTATGCTTTTCAACCAATAATCTACTCTCACACAGGTAAAATTTGTGCTGTTGAAGCACTATTAAGAAATGTACAAGATATCCCAGGAATTGAAACTATTGATGAACTTTTTGATTTAGCTTTTAGTGATGAATATTTATACGAATTGGATTTAAAACTAAGAGAAAAAGCTATAAATAAGTTTGCAAAACTTGAACAAAAAAATCTAAAACTTTTTTATAATTTAGATAATAGAATAATATATAACAAAAACTACTCTCAGGGAAATACGGAAAAGATTCTAGAAAAATATAATCTAAGCAAGGATGTAATAGTTTTTGAGCTTAGTGAAAAAGGTACAGCTATTGAGCAAAATGCTTTATCTTCAATGCTTCAAAGATATAAAGAAAGTGGTTATAAAATTGCAATAGATGATTTTGGAATAGGGGTTTCGGGATTAAAACTTCTATACTTTAGTGAAGCAAATGTTATAAAACTTGATAGATTTTTTATTTCAAATATTGACCAAGATGCAAAAAAAAGACTTTTTTGTTCTTCAATAATAGATATGGCACATATTATGGGAATATTGGTTGTTGCAGAAGGAATAGAAACAGAACAAGAGTTTTACACTTGTAAAGAGATTGGTGCAGATTATATTCAAGGTTATTTAGTTCAAAGACCAACAAAAGAGATAAAAGAGATAGAAAAAATCTATGAACATATGGTAAAACTAATAGAGTGCGATAAAAGAGATAATAGTAAAAATTTTATAAATGATGAGTTTATAGAAGAGATTTATCCATTAAATGTTCATACTTCACTTTATGATCTGTTTTTGCATTTTAAAAGAAATACAGAACATAATTTTGTACCAATAATTGATGAGTTTGGATATTTCTTAGGAGTAATTTATGAAAGTGATATTAAAAAAATATCATATTCACAATATGGATTATCTTTAGCACAAAATAAGACATATTCATCTACATTATTAAAGTATATAAAACCAGCTTTGAGTGTTGAGGTATCTTGGGGAGTTGATAAAATATTAGAGATGTATAATCAAAATATAAGTAGCTCTTTGGGTATTTTTATAACTTCATCAGATAAGTATAAAGGATTTATAAATTTAAACTCTCTTTTAACATTATCATATAGAAGAAATATTGAAATAGCAGCAAATCAAAATCCATTGACAAAGCTACCAGGAAATAATCAAATTGAGAAATATATAAACGAAGCTTTTAAAGAGAGTTTCAAAACAAATACTTGCATAATATATTTTGACTTTAATGATTTTAAACCTTTTAATGATAATTATGGTTTTAGACAAGGAGATAGAGCAATTTTAATGTTTGCAGAGCTTCTACAAAAAAGATATCAGAAAAATGCTTTTATAGCTCATATTGGTGGAGATGATTTTTTTGTAGGAATTAAAAATAGCTCATCGAATGATGTTATTGAATTAACATCTCTTGTTCAAGATGAATTTGAAAATAGTGCAAGAAATCTGTACTCAAAAGAAGATAAAGAGAGATCTCGTATTGTTTCAAAAGATAGATTTGGAACTATAAGAAAATTTGATTTATTAACAGTATCAACAGCCATAATAGAGATAAATCCAAAATCACATATAGACAAATTAGACCATATATTAAACATAGTAAAAACTCAATCAAAAGGTTCAAAGAAACCCATATTTAAAGAAGTTTAA
- the pstC gene encoding phosphate ABC transporter permease subunit PstC — MNIFDSQKKQRELSEKLIKAILIFAATISILTTLGILFSILFEAIEFFKLRSFWYFLTGTTWSPGTANSQFGALPIFAGTFVITVIALAVAIPIGLGSAIYMSEYASPRLRDYLKPMLEILAGIPTVVYGFFAAITVAPLVVKAASFFGLEATFNSALASGVVMGIMIIPLISSLSDDVIKAVPDSQRKAAFALGMTQAETIRNIVIPSALPGIISAFLLALSRALGETMIVVMAAGLRPNLSINPLEDMTTVTVTIVNSLVGDFEFNSPETLSAFALGLTLFIVTLILNMISLSLIRKFKEKYKAFL; from the coding sequence TTGAATATCTTTGATTCACAAAAAAAACAAAGAGAACTCAGTGAAAAGCTTATAAAAGCAATATTGATTTTTGCAGCTACAATCTCAATCTTAACAACTTTAGGAATTTTATTCTCAATTTTGTTTGAAGCAATAGAGTTCTTCAAATTAAGAAGTTTCTGGTATTTTTTAACTGGAACAACATGGTCACCAGGTACAGCAAATAGTCAGTTTGGAGCATTACCAATTTTTGCTGGAACATTTGTAATTACTGTTATTGCTTTAGCAGTTGCTATTCCTATTGGTCTTGGAAGTGCTATTTATATGAGTGAATATGCGAGTCCAAGATTAAGAGATTATTTAAAACCTATGCTTGAAATTCTTGCAGGTATTCCAACTGTTGTTTATGGATTCTTTGCAGCAATTACAGTTGCACCTTTGGTTGTAAAAGCAGCAAGTTTCTTTGGTCTTGAAGCAACATTTAACTCAGCACTTGCATCTGGAGTTGTTATGGGAATTATGATTATTCCACTTATATCTTCACTTTCAGATGATGTTATAAAAGCAGTTCCAGATTCTCAAAGAAAGGCAGCATTTGCTTTAGGAATGACACAAGCTGAAACTATTAGAAATATAGTTATTCCATCAGCATTACCAGGAATTATTTCAGCATTTCTTTTAGCACTTTCAAGAGCTTTAGGGGAAACAATGATTGTTGTTATGGCAGCTGGATTAAGACCAAATTTATCTATAAATCCACTTGAAGATATGACAACGGTTACAGTTACAATTGTAAACTCTTTAGTTGGAGATTTTGAGTTTAATTCACCTGAAACATTAAGCGCATTTGCACTTGGACTTACATTGTTTATTGTTACATTGATTTTAAATATGATCTCATTATCTTTAATTAGAAAATTTAAAGAAAAATATAAAGCCTTTTTATAA